In Athene noctua chromosome 11, bAthNoc1.hap1.1, whole genome shotgun sequence, the sequence CTATTGGCATGACATCATTAAGCTAAAAGATCAGAAATCTTGGTATCTTTGAGCACAATTTTAATATTTAGTAAACTGTATATAAGGCATAGACAATACTAATCAAACTGCAGTCTATGGTATATTATACCTATTAATATTCAACATCCACAAGAACACAAGTTAAATGCTGTTTCCACAGAccagaacaaaattattttgattcacATAATGCCACTGCATGCCTGTAATATTCTGAAATTAGAAGGGCAGTATTTTGGAAGAACTGAAATGAATTCATCAGTTGATTAGGAACTAGAATATACTCAAAGTCATTAGGTACGAACATAAACCACAATAATACATTCTGTATCACTTCTTAACCAGGTTTGTTTTTAACAAACACATTTGGTGACCTGGCAAGCAAGCAGTCTTTTgagttcagattatttttttttttaaataaatttcctcattttaaaactatttgtaTCCAGCATTACAGCATTTCTTGTAACCAACAAAGCAAACCTGTACTAGGACAACTAATCCCCCTAAACCTGCTCCTACTGCTACAAGTGCCATGAAGTTATCTACCTCTGGGCTGTGGTCTTGAGATAAATAGAAAAAGGGCAAgtttgaaaataaatgcatttaaagagAAGTATTTAACACTATGATCTTCCTCCAATTATTTAAGAGTTATGCCTTTCACCAACAGGACATCAGATCATCACCCACAAAACCCTGatgtcctccccctccccaaaatatAGTAGCAATAATTTCCCTTCTCAAACATCACAACAGTCATAATTCCATTATATACTTTCTTGGAAAGCATGTATCTGCATATTACTGTAGATTTATCATTACTGTACACCACAAAATCCAGACTTCCAGTGTCTAGCTACTCACTGCAAGTCTCCAAGAGAGACAACAATACTGGAGATAGTATTACAGTAAAACCAGTAATgctttgaccaaaaaaaaaaaaaaagtctttacacTTACTACAGGATATCAGTAACTCCTGCTTGTTCCAAGTTTCATCAGACTCTTGCAGACTGACTTGTACTCACAATTTGACAGGAATTTGATGCCTGCAGTCCCACTGGAGTTTAAATTCATTGTGACTGATTTACATCCTTAGGAACCCCACTGTTAAGCTCTTTAACAAGAGCCTATTAAAATATGTGCATTTTTCTTCACACTAAAAAAGCTTCAGCTGACACTTCAGAAAGGTGCTAACGTTATTCTGACTCTGTGTAGCAGATAAAAAGGTAGCTTTAACATAATGATTATGTAAGCAGCACAGGCTAGAATCAAGAAGAATGGGTACAAGAGCAGCCCACACTTTTTCCTCTTGTCATATGACCACAAGAGTTCACAAGATAGGCCAGAAAGAGGTATGGGGAAGGGAAGACTAGCATCTCTCTTCATGCAGACAAGTATGTAGCAGTACTGTTACCAGAAGAACTGGCAGCGCAGCCACAATCAACACAGCTTCTATCATAGACGATGAAGTTACTAACCAATCCCCAGAAGGCTCCCTAATGCTTCCCACGTTCACTGAATGCAGAGACCGATTTCGTTGCCCAGGATGACTGCAAGAAACTGAACTGTTCACAGCTGTACACCAATGTAAGATGGCCAGCAACATCAGTCACAAGAACAACTTGTCAGGATGAAGCTACAACTGATGAAGAAGTTTACAAGCAAATTCCTAATGATGAATCAGATGTACAGTGTCTCAATTAGCTCCCAAGCTGTCTTCTGCTAGTGGGCTGCACCCAAACACGCCTCAGAACGTGCTGCAAAACAAAGCATTaagacacagaaaacagactTTTCGAGGAGCCCCTTCCTTCACCAGCTAGATACCAGAATCTCAGATATGGACTGACTGAAGTTGACCTTactcatttaatttattttctttaaaaaaaagacagtacaAGATGTCTGTTTTCAAATCggttaaaaaatgtgaacaagtTTCCTTAAGAAATAGAACAATCTTTATTATTTAGAGCACATGTTGAACAGGTTGACAGTTCCCTACTGAGCAATACATACAGGAAAACTAGTGGTTTTATAACAACAGGCAGTCAGGTGAAACTTAAGATGTTTTTTGAACCAGTTATCTGCACATCAGTCTAGGAGTACTTTAATCTGAGACAATATACTTGCAAATGAATACTAAATTACAGGTTTTTGCAAAGATACTTCCAGTATTGTTGAATTTTGGGAGAAATTTGCACTAATCTTCTGTATTGTCACTCGGAAACCGTGCACAGTTCTAAAGTTTGCATGGTCAGATGAATACAGTGTGGTAACTACTCCTTAACAGATATGCGCATGTAACTGGTGCCACTGAACATCAGTCACAAAAATGCTAAAAATCTGTATGAACCTCTGCCTTTGAGGATGTATTAATAAGAAAGTCATTAgatccactttttttttattaaaatggtaAGTCTTGAAGCCTGTTTCAGGATTAAACTTAATAGTAGTTCTCCactttcattaaaatgaatttCAGTAACTGATGCAAATTTCAAGCTGTAGGCTACAAGCTACAGTAAGCACTATCCACCCATACTGGCTTCCTTGGCTAGTGTCAGGAGTAAACTgtttttaccccccccccccccccccaaaaaaaaaattactgaaagaaGTGTTTTTTATGATTTGTATACAAACATGCCACAGACATCTCTACAACCCTAGAAAATACTAATAAAACACTGAACCAGCTTTGATGCAGGCTAAACTCATTCTAAAGGGGGAGACAAAGTTATGTTCATTAAATAACTAGTTTAGGCAGCTCATGTTATGACATATGCAAAAAAGCCACACTTACCTAAAAGTctagaagacttttttttccatgcagtaAAAACTACGTATTACAGcacaaggaggccagaggaaagtTGTGCAGCAAGGATTAGTCTCTACAGAGCTGCAGTTTAAGAACAGTCCAGTTGCACTGCATTTTAAGCTAGTTATCCTTTCCATACAGCAAGGAAAAACAGATGTTGTGGGTCCATCTCAGACTTGTTTGGCTTTTGCATTCTTAACATTAATAAATGCTACACAGTAATCAAACACAAAGTACATTAAACATTCAGAATGCCAATGGCGGGCAGTTATAATGTGAATTTTGACTGGCAGAGAACCACTCAAGATGAAGATTTAAAGACAGCTCAAGCTGCAACAACAGATACTGGCTCATTAAATGAAAGCATCTTTTAACAATGGTCATTCAAAGCAACAAGACAGACCAGTTCTGTGCGGAGTATGATATAAAGTTAAGTGCACTTTAAAGTTCTGGAATATTTAGAAAGGTTATTCCCTTTAAACCGATGCCAGCAAAAAAGCTTGCATTAATTTAGCAGAACTCTGCCTCAGTTGAGTATTTTAGATGATTGCCAAGGTATAATAAGTGATGAAGAATTCAGTGCctaacagcaattttttttttttttttaaaagcatttggaaaCAGCACTGAAGTCTTCCTATATATCCACCATTTGGCAAGTATAGGCTACTCATTTTGTTTGTACAGTCAGGGAATAGGAATGATTCCTGAAACTACACCAAGGCAGGAGTTAACTACTCAAATTCTGTCAAAGCTAAGTAAGTTACTGCTGCCACTTCAAAAGATCACTTAATTACCAGCCTGAAGTTCAACTCTATGAAAAACAAAGTTGTTACTGGGCATCGAACAATCCTTGTTAAATACTATACAAGTCAGTGACTAATGCTGCCAGCTTAACCCACAATTATGACAACTAAGGAACGCAGAGGAGAGAAGCAAGTACAAATTCTATGCTATTCTGGGAGTTGCCCAATGCACATCAGTTTAGAATGTGTTCTTGTTTCAGGCTACAACttgtaaaaagcagaaataaatcctAAACACTTTATGGTTTTCACAAGAAAATCCTTAGCCTAGCAATTCATCCAATATTTGACATCTTCAAAACAGTAATGAAACCCACGTCGTCGTCTTTGAGCAGGAAAACTAAAAACGTAGCTCTGCTTCATCTGAGATAAACActctctctttgtttctcaacTCCAGTTAGCTGTGGCTAGTAATTACTTTTAAGTTTTGTGTCTTTTTTGGACTTCAGAACTTGCACTTGCTTTGTTTAGAGTGAAATCAGAACAGGAATCACATTTAGATTCACAAAGTTTGATATCCGGCATAGCTTTTTCTTCTGCCAATTATGTAAGCAACCACTATAATGGCAATCAAGCCAGCAAGTGCAGCACCAACTACAATTGGGATTAGAATGCTGTCATCGTCCAGCGAACACTCCTGGGCTGTAGACGAGAAAAAGGTTGCAACAAGGAATAAATAAAGACAGAATACTTGCCAAGTGTGGTataaaagtctgttttccctaATCTGAAGGTGTTACAAAAGAATGTTTAAAATCAAGTATTATTACACCTTTAAACTAAGAAAGAAAGAACTGCAGAGGTCTCATGGGTACATCTAGCATATATTAAGCATCATAATCACATGAAACATCTGATGAAGTTACAGTAAGCTAACGGTGGACAAGCTTTCACGTGCATAGGATCTGTACTTAGACAAGGGAATAGCCATTCTTCTACTTTTTAGACAGAACCAGGCTAATAATGCTTAAGGCAAGTCTGGTGCTTTTACTCATTAAGAATAAAGTGGCATAGATTTGGTATCAAGAAACTATCCAGAATGGAGACATGTTACAGAGAAATGCAGTAACTGTAATTAAGAGAAGGAAGATAGCTGCAACTTGAACTACAGAGTATAATGGCACTCTAACTCTTTAGAACGTATTATGACAAATACCATTTACCCTACATACATCTAGGGAGTTAACTTACCTCTGCCTAAAAAAGTAAGTTCAAAAATCTGTACCAATCTATTTGTCTACAGACTAGCCTAGTATGACTGTACTGCAAGTATTATCAAGTACAAAGACCAGGTCACAATAAAGATTAAGAAAGAGGTCACTTAAGCCACTCCAGTTTTtccccagacaaaaccaggataaTGCatcaaacaaacattttaaaaatctttctttagtTCTGGATATCCAAGCCTGCTTCTCAAAGAAGCTCCATCagttcattttttcccccaacacGTTCTAAGTTCCTTAAATGGAcaggtaaaaagaaacaaaacacctaACAGTATTCCGAAAGTCCACTTCTGCTAAAGTTCTGTCCCATTCTCTTATTTATGCTACAAAAAGCTGTATATCAAGATGATGTTAGGTAACTTCTAACCTATACTGCACGACAACTAAGTCTCTCTTAAGTGTCTCTATCTCCTTCAAGTATTTTTTAAGTGAGAACAAAACTGTCTGTGAACTGGAATGGGAGTCTCAGAGCTTCTCTTCATTccatgtgttaaaaaaaaaaaacaaaacccaaaccaaacccacaacaaaaaaaaaggaacaacagaacaaaaacttcaaaaataaagtGCTTGTGCCCAACGCTGGTACTTTTTTAGCAAGTAAAAATTCTGCAAGCATTGCaagaattaacaaaaaaagaactCTTACCTGTAGAGAACTTATTTGCCTTCACAAGGAATGGCTGAATCCATAGATTAAAAGTATGTAATTGAAGATTTTCATTAATGTCAAGAGTTTGTTCTTTTCGGCACATATAAGAACTACCAAGGAAAGCATCCCACTTGCTGAAATTGCTGTTATCTGCATTTGAAATGActaaacagaggggaaaaaaagaaaatgaaatctgcATGCCCACTTTAAATGCAAGAGTTGCTAATACAATCATAAGACTAAGGAGCTGAATCTAGAGGGGCAACTTTTCAACTCTAAAAAAGAAGTAGTCTGAAGTGTGGTCGATCCACTTCATCAAAAGAAGTCAGGCACTGTAGTTACTACAGTACCTAGCAGTAACCTGTCCTCCATATAGACATGGCGTTAGGCCTTCTTTGTACCTCCATTCATCTCAATGTTGCAGACTGGAGAGCATTTTAACTTTAGTGCCCTTTTAACTGCAGTACCTGTGACAAGCAACTTTCAAAAACCACCACACTTCTGATTTGGAAAAAGGTATGCTTTAATTTTTGAAGGACTGGTCTCTTCCCAGTGAGACTTAAGTAGAAGTGGTTGGAAGATACAGCAGCATCTTCAATCAAAGAAGACAACATCTGGTTCAGTTAAACCAAAAAAGCTTTAGAGTTGGTACACCTGTATGTCACACCTCAAAAGATTATGTTGCTGAAAACAGTTAAAGAAAGCCTCTTCATTTATATATGTTTATCACAAAGTAAGAGACCCCATTAGCAGAAGTTTCAGGAAAAGAGAATGAGCCCACACTGCTGTCTAAAGTAACGCTCACAGCCATTTCTGCTCATTACTTTTGTTCCTACCAACTTAAAAGCAGGAAATAACAGTAAGCATGAAGAGCACTGAAAAAGAAGTCAGAAGTACTTGATAACAGACATTGAATAAAAGCTGACACTTGTTTTAAGGCAGTACTATTTCTTACCAGAACCATTCAGACGGTTGAGCAGTGTAACATTCACCTCTTTCAGATAAAATTTCTGTATACTTGCGcttgaatttttctgtttaagaagaCAGAACCAACTGTCAGTgtttaattctgcattttaaactTTAAGAACACATGCTTTACAAAGGCTAACACATTTACCACGGTCTTATATTTTCTACAATTAACCCATTTCTCCATTTGTGAGGCAGTCAGCTAGTCAGTTCCACTTCCTATATGGGAGCAGCCGGCCACCAGCAAGTGACAGAAGGATTTTACTATGAGTGATCATCATGCAATGGTGTTAAATTGGAAacttagtttaaaataaaataagttaCTTACAACAACAAATGTGAAACTAATCAGTGTGCTATTTCCATCATTCAGTTTCAGAGTAGCTGTTGTGTTTCCACATGTACCATCTGCACTAGTTGTCTTTGGATTGACGTTGATCAGAAGAGGCTGAAATGCAGACATACCACGTCAGAGACATTTGGCTGCCATTACTAATCCACTGTTTCAGTCACTAGCAGTCTTAGGCTTGAAGAGCTTGTCATGAAGATGACAGCAGGAAGACTGAGCCTGGCTACTATCAAACCAAGGCTACCTGAGTTCAGTTTACGTGCTGGCAACACTGAAGCAAACACATTGCCCAGTGAAGTCTAATTTTGTCGATCTAACACAACTGGTTAGCTTTGGCTCCCTCTGGGGGGAAAGACAGGATCTGCAGGGACCAAGAGCCTTAAAAGCCAAGAAAGTTCCAGGCTTTTAGTATTAGAGGTACTCCCAGCAATGAGTTACACTGAATCCATGTAAGGTTTTGAAGCTAGATATTACGCTACAAAACTATTCTGATGTCAGAGAGCTGCTATGTACAATACTTAGAAGCAGTTCTGGACACCCAGCAGCGTATAAAGGAAATACCCTGCACTCACATTTCATACCAAATTACAGCAACCTTTCTACTCTTCTAAAACAGAAAAGCACCTTGTCTTGGGAAACATTCAGCTGTAGCCCCACAGTAGCCAGAAGACAAGTTTTATTTCCACTTTTCAGAGAATAGTTTCCGGTGTCTGGATTCTCCACAGGTTTGGGAGCAGTGGTTGGAGCAGGTGATAAAGTGGTGGTAGATGCAGTAGTCACATTGGCAACAGTAGGCGGAACAGTAGGCGCAGAAGTAGGTGTATCAGCACGACATCTAGACTCTGAAAAGAAGTTTTAACCACCATTTCAGTGCTGGAAGTTTTACTAAAGTCTTATGACTCAGAAGTCAGTTCAATACAGACACTGCTTTCTCTGTAGAATTCTAGGCTTATTGGGAGTCTGCTAATCACCAGGACAGAATTCTCAAACTCAGCACCATGGCACAGTATTCCAAACAATTTACAGCTACCATTTATTCTCAGAAATTCTGTAATGCCCACAGTTTTAAATCCACATAACAAATGCACTACTACTTACTTCCGACACATGGAGGCGAAACACATGGACAAAGATAGCTAAGTGGTTATAAGAAGTGTGATATGTATCTGTGGCAGACAAAGTAAGCAACCCTATTAAGCTGTGCATAGCAGGATGATGCGATCATCTCCTGAGTAGCTGAGCTATGAGATGAGACAACAGACTCTGGACTATTTACATGAAACAGCAGAGGCTGCCACTGAAAGTGGAAAGCAGTCAGTTAAAAACCTTGAAGCTCAAATGATCCAGTCAGCAACAGTAGTTCTGAAGTGCTTACTTCCAGTACCGCAATTACTGGAATACCTGCTTTATTAGGCTACCACCTTGGCACGAGAACAATCTACTTTACTATATACTACTGAATCTATTCTACTTATCTATTTGTCCAGGAACAAGAAAAGATGTACTAGAGGATATTTACATGGATATTATTCAACACAGCACATCTTAGAACTGGTGGACTTTTTACTATGGGACTTTGCTCCCTGCACTAGGGTGCAATACAAAAAAGCTCATTCACAAACTGAAATGCTCACCTTTTTTACCGATTGTGCCATTCTCAACAAAAGCCTGCACAGTAACATTCCAGAAAATCTGTGTTACATTTTCTGCGTCAAAAGAGTCAGTATTATGACACACGAAGACATTATTCAGTTGAACTGGACGCATAGTATCCTTTACAACAATAGTAATTGGTCCTacaaagaagcagaaatattttcatgccTTATGAACTACAAAAACATTTATAGGTAGTGCTATGTTTTATGTCATTTCATAAGACAGAGTAAGAAATAATTAACAATCATAACCTCTATTGAATGTTTTACCTATGTCTCCTGACCTGAAGTGCTAAGTAATGCAGAGAAGTAACCAAGGCTCCACAACCAGACAAGCCATTAGAAAGATGAACCCTTTTACTTAAGtttttatttaatggaaaaaaaataaatcctattaTTAGTAGGTATTAACACAAGGAAAGCCTAACTCTGTACTGCTTTGCTAGGTAGAAGGTCAAGTAGTGCACACTAAAGCGAATCTTGCAGATGCCTGCTATCTACTGTCAGCACCGAGGCTGTTCAAACAGCCCCTTTCATCCCACTTAAGGGAATGAGACATTCAGTGAAGCTAACTAGTCTGTTCTTATCCAGTGGGCTGGTACGATGAACAACAGTTAGGCAGTATATGATGACACTGAAGTCATTACATACATTATTAGTCTTTCTAACTTTGAAAAAGCCAACCAGTCAGGTACATGAGATCTGACACTTGTGGCTGAGATTGTTTTGTAAGCAGGATTCTGCACCGAACATTACCTCTTCTTTTTGCGTCAGGAAATACAGCAGTATCATTGGTGTTGTAGGTAAAGGTGATGAAGTCCCCCTGGTAAGTTTCATTGGTTTTTGTAAAGTTAATGCTCCAAGAGTGGCCTTCTCCAAACTGTACTGCCAGAAGTGCAGCTTGTGTGTCACTGCCACAGATGCTTCCATTGTGTGTCACGCTGGATGACAAATTCAAGGCCGCatttttctagaagaaaagggtaatttaaaatattttcacagataGTTCTTCCCCATGACAACACTGTAAACCTGCTAGAGTTAGATGGAACCATATACAAGATTAGTGAAATTATTTTAGGTTATTctacaaaattacaaaaaaggaTTCCTGACATCTGACTTGGAAAGGAGCCATATCAGATTCAAGTACTTGTCTGCAAATCTGGCCCATGCTGAGCTGCAATTTACAGTTACTATTAGGGCTAAAACCATTACTACACTGATACTGGTCAAACTTTGTGGTTTTTGTGTATGCCATTTAAGTAAGTGCAATGGGGCACTTTTAGTTATTTCTATTATTAATTGAGAACAtatgctttgttttaaaattaatatttaggaATACTCTTAACAACtgacttagtttaaaaaaaagtaaaaaaaaaaagcatacttaaAACTTTTACCCAGGACAAAATAATGCCTGATAAAAGTTACCTCAGAATACTTACATAATCATTATtgtttgtttcatattttatcaAGAATCTCATCATCCATTTTGCATACAAGCACGTAGCATTAGAGGCATCCTTTACATCCACCTCCACTGCATAGGACTGGAAAAAACCTGTAAGATATGATTATTAGCTATTAAGACATTGCTTTCACTTCGTTTTCTAGAACTGCTTAAGAGGACAGCTCATTACAAAGTAGTAAATGTCAGGACTGGATTCAGTGTGCCAGACACTGAAGGAGTAGCtagatttctgaaaattattaaatCTAGGAAGCATACCATGAATTTATCAAAGCTAGATAAA encodes:
- the LAMP2 gene encoding lysosome-associated membrane glycoprotein 2 isoform X4, coding for MARFLSRPLAAAARPSLPLGVPVAGSMGPRRSASCLLFLLLLGTSGFFQSYAVEVDVKDASNATCLYAKWMMRFLIKYETNNNDYKNAALNLSSSVTHNGSICGSDTQAALLAVQFGEGHSWSINFTKTNETYQGDFITFTYNTNDTAVFPDAKRRGPITIVVKDTMRPVQLNNVFVCHNTDSFDAENVTQIFWNVTVQAFVENGTIGKKESRCRADTPTSAPTVPPTVANVTTASTTTLSPAPTTAPKPVENPDTGNYSLKSGNKTCLLATVGLQLNVSQDKPLLINVNPKTTSADGTCGNTTATLKLNDGNSTLISFTFVKNSSASIQKFYLKEVNVTLLNRLNGSVISNADNSNFSKWDAFLGSSYMCRKEQTLDINENLQLHTFNLWIQPFLVKANKFSTAQECSLDDDSILIPIVVGAALAGLIAIIVVAYIIGRRKSYAGYQTL
- the LAMP2 gene encoding lysosome-associated membrane glycoprotein 2 isoform X2 — its product is MARFLSRPLAAAARPSLPLGVPVAGSMGPRRSASCLLFLLLLGTSGFFQSYAVEVDVKDASNATCLYAKWMMRFLIKYETNNNDYKNAALNLSSSVTHNGSICGSDTQAALLAVQFGEGHSWSINFTKTNETYQGDFITFTYNTNDTAVFPDAKRRGPITIVVKDTMRPVQLNNVFVCHNTDSFDAENVTQIFWNVTVQAFVENGTIGKKESRCRADTPTSAPTVPPTVANVTTASTTTLSPAPTTAPKPVENPDTGNYSLKSGNKTCLLATVGLQLNVSQDKPLLINVNPKTTSADGTCGNTTATLKLNDGNSTLISFTFVVKNSSASIQKFYLKEVNVTLLNRLNGSVISNADNSNFSKWDAFLGSSYMCRKEQTLDINENLQLHTFNLWIQPFLVKANKFSTAQECSLDDDSILIPIVVGAALAGLIAIIVVAYIIGRRKSYAGYQTL
- the LAMP2 gene encoding lysosome-associated membrane glycoprotein 2 isoform X3, encoding MARFLSRPLAAAARPSLPLGVPVAGSMGPRRSASCLLFLLLLGTSGFFQSYAVEVDVKDASNATCLYAKWMMRFLIKYETNNNDYKNAALNLSSSVTHNGSICGSDTQAALLAVQFGEGHSWSINFTKTNETYQGDFITFTYNTNDTAVFPDAKRRGPITIVVKDTMRPVQLNNVFVCHNTDSFDAENVTQIFWNVTVQAFVENGTIGKKESRCRADTPTSAPTVPPTVANVTTASTTTLSPAPTTAPKPVENPDTGNYSLKSGNKTCLLATVGLQLNVSQDKPLLINVNPKTTSADGTCGNTTATLKLNDGNSTLISFTFVKNSSASIQKFYLKEVNVTLLNRLNGSVISNADNSNFSKWDAFLGSSYMCRKEQTLDINENLQLHTFNLWIQPFLVKANKFSTAEECFADSDLNFLIPIAVGMALGFLIILVFISYIIGRRKSRTGYQSV
- the LAMP2 gene encoding lysosome-associated membrane glycoprotein 2 isoform X1, whose protein sequence is MARFLSRPLAAAARPSLPLGVPVAGSMGPRRSASCLLFLLLLGTSGFFQSYAVEVDVKDASNATCLYAKWMMRFLIKYETNNNDYKNAALNLSSSVTHNGSICGSDTQAALLAVQFGEGHSWSINFTKTNETYQGDFITFTYNTNDTAVFPDAKRRGPITIVVKDTMRPVQLNNVFVCHNTDSFDAENVTQIFWNVTVQAFVENGTIGKKESRCRADTPTSAPTVPPTVANVTTASTTTLSPAPTTAPKPVENPDTGNYSLKSGNKTCLLATVGLQLNVSQDKPLLINVNPKTTSADGTCGNTTATLKLNDGNSTLISFTFVVKNSSASIQKFYLKEVNVTLLNRLNGSVISNADNSNFSKWDAFLGSSYMCRKEQTLDINENLQLHTFNLWIQPFLVKANKFSTAEECFADSDLNFLIPIAVGMALGFLIILVFISYIIGRRKSRTGYQSV